The following proteins come from a genomic window of Pichia kudriavzevii chromosome 1, complete sequence:
- a CDS encoding uncharacterized protein (PKUD0A04490; similar to Saccharomyces cerevisiae YER110C (KAP123); ancestral locus Anc_7.408) yields the protein MDQQFVQQLENTLSMVLLPDNEAIKQATNHLKNEFYNKTVSLPALIQILQSSSNEGVRKLAAVEAKKLAPKFWDELDDQIQQSIRDSILPFAFTYPKQDIRHSTSRLIADIAYIDLEQGKWGNLLQTLVSSATDPNKETRETATFVLYCILEQLPLSWNEHTASFLELFATTLQDNESPVVQINTVLCLEALSNTIDEDEALLNSLAGPFSSLIPSMLQVLQNSLHYDDTDKTKELFTAFNYLVMLDMKLLGDHFISIVQFMMQTAVNMEIESPIRGFALSNLTQCVSYRKSKVVQAQIGQQLTQTALRIAGEEDDTVEDQLSTESEENENEEDEPPTLAIRLLNILAYELPPNQVIQPTLEAVTSMLASQNPYERRAALLAIAACVEGGPDYLSVQLPKIIQMVAAGLHDNSIIVKAAALKCLAILGESLKDAVAEYYETLMQPIISIIDSTDKILVYKFATYALDTLIEYMASDAIKNYIEPLMNKLFHMLDSAQSSSLKSAIVSAIGSVAYASGKYFIPYFQNSIQLLEKFIANISVTEGMTEDDIELRAQTFENISSMARAVGSEAFGPYAEPLMNASYSAIQSDNSRLREAGFAFISNMAKVYGEQFASFLPKIIPEIQKCLEQDEFQLNTEDVDEESLAENLNFSSGIATEKEVALVALGELAVGTKSAFAPYVEGIMGVLIQQITESLSIGASCITIMWKITKAMYDAFGLSDTTAALIKTVRENTAELLVEEVDVNTVVTCLDEFYQYGKDMGKIAIIDDSDSKSLSTLLEQLQLILNNQHPCQEKDEDMPSDEDTNETDAVIYDSALEVLISLATAINAEFPQIFAQFKDVIYAQIQSKSKSKRVSTLGCLAEITHNMKTNNPYSQELLEIFVNKLGDDKSSEVRGNAAYGVGIAIEFANFDASSAYQTILESLFTLLNKADKEALKNEDGDEETAETINRTFANACGCVARMTLKHSAAVPVDAILPALFEHLPLQTGFEENTPIFEMVIKLATEENAWINGNPQAIVSFFSGVFIKEAEKDKLIAESTLGREENIERLNQFASDEIKSKVVEFLKWFNSKHNGLVAADATLASVIA from the coding sequence ATGGACCAAcaatttgttcaacaaCTTGAGAACACCTTGTCTATGGTGTTGCTTCCAGACAATGAAGCAATCAAACAAGCAACCAACCATTTAAAGAATGAATTTTATAACAAAACCGTCTCTTTGCCAGCGTTGATCCAGATCTTGcaatcttcttctaatGAAGGTGTCAGGAAATTAGCTGCAGTTGaagcaaagaaattggCTCCAAAATTCTGGGACGAGTTGGAtgatcaaattcaacaatctATCAGAGACTCAATTTTACCATTTGCGTTTACTTACCCAAAGCAAGACATTAGACACTCAACTTCTAGATTGATTGCAGATATTGCATACATTGACTTAGAACAAGGTAAATGGGGCAATTTATTACAAACTTTAGTTTCCTCTGCTACCGATCCTAATAAGGAAACAAGAGAGACTGCCACTTTTGTCCTGTATTGCATTTTAGAACAATTACCTCTGTCCTGGAATGAACATACTGCTTCATTTTTAGAACTATTTGCTACTACTTTACAAGATAACGAGTCTCCAGTTGTTCAAATCAACACTGTTCTATGTTTGGAAGCGTTGTCTAATACTATTGACGAAGATGAAGCGTTATTGAACTCTTTAGCAGGtccattttcttctttaattcCTTCCATGTTACAAGTCTTACAAAACTCCTTACACTATGATGATACCGATAAAACTAAAGAATTGTTCACTGCTTTCAACTATTTAGTTATGTTGGATATGAAGCTTTTGGGTGATCACTTCATTTCCATTGTTCAATTTATGATGCAAACAGCAGTTAATATGGAGATTGAATCTCCGATCAGAGGCTTTGCATTGTCTAACTTAACACAATGTGTTTCTTATAGAAAGTCAAAGGTCGTTCAAGCACAAATTGGTCAGCAATTAACACAAACTGCATTAAGAATTGCaggtgaagaagatgatacCGTTGAAGACCAGTTAAGTACCgaatctgaagaaaatgaaaatgaagaagatgaacCTCCAACTTTAGCAATCAGACTCTTGAACATCTTGGCTTACGAATTACCACCTAATCAAGTCATACAGCCTACTTTAGAGGCAGTTACTTCTATGTTGGCATCCCAAAACCCTTATGAGAGAAGAGCTGCTTTATTAGCTATTGCTGCATGCGTTGAAGGTGGTCCAGATTACTTAAGTGTTCAGTTACCAAAGATCATTCAAATGGTTGCTGCTGGTCTTCACGACAATTCTATTATTGTCAAGGCAGCGGCACTCAAGTGTTTGGCTATTTTGGGCGAATCATTGAAGGATGCAGTTGCAGAATATTATGAGACTCTAATGCAACCAATCATCTCCATTATTGACTCTACTGATAAGATTTTGGTTTACAAGTTTGCAACGTATGCTTTAGATACTCTTATTGAGTATATGGCTTCTgatgcaatcaaaaactACATCGAACCATTAATGAACAAATTGTTCCATATGTTAGACTCTGCTCAatcatcatctttgaaatctgCAATTGTTTCTGCTATTGGATCAGTTGCTTATGCATCTGGTAAATACTTTATTCCATACTTCCAAAACTCTATCCAACTGTTGGAAAAATTCATTGCTAACATCTCGGTCACTGAAGGGATGactgaagatgatattgagTTGCGTGCacaaacatttgaaaatatctcATCAATGGCTAGAGCTGTTGGTTCTGAAGCTTTTGGTCCTTATGCTGAACCATTAATGAATGCTTCATACTCAGCAATTCAATCTGATAATTCCAGACTAAGAGAAGCGGGTTTTGCTTTTATTTCCAATATGGCCAAGGTTTATGGTGAGCAATTTGCATCATTCTTACCAAAGATTATTccagaaattcaaaaatgtttAGAGCAAGATGAATTCCAACTAAATACcgaagatgttgatgaagaatctCTTGCAGAAAACCTAAACTTTTCTTCTGGTATTGCTACTGAGAAGGAAGTCGCTTTAGTTGCTTTAGGTGAATTAGCTGTCGGAACTAAGTCTGCATTTGCACCTTACGTTGAAGGCATTATGGGTGTGttgattcaacaaattaCTGAATCTTTATCCATTGGTGCTTCTTGTATTACAATCATGTGGAAGATCACCAAGGCTATGTACGATGCGTTTGGTTTATCTGATACCACTGCTGCTTTGATTAAGACTGTTAGAGAAAATACTGCTGAGCTATTGGTCGAAGAAGTCGATGTCAATACAGTTGTTACATGTCTTGATGAATTCTATCAGTATGGTAAGGATATGGGTAAGATTGCAATCATTGATGATTCCGATTCCAAATCTTTGTCCACCTTGTTAGAACAACTTCAGTTGATTCTAAACAATCAACACCCATGTCAAGAAAAGGATGAAGATATGCCATCAGATGAAGACACTAACGAAACTGATGCAGTTATTTATGATTCCGCCTTAGAAGTTTTAATCTCCTTAGCTACTGCTATCAACGCAGAGTTCCCTCAAATCTTTGCTCAATTCAAAGATGTCATCTATGCGCAAATCCAATCCAAGTCTAAATCTAAGAGAGTTTCCACTTTAGGTTGCCTCGCAGAAATCACCCATAATATGAAAACCAATAATCCATACTCCCAAGAATTACTTGAGATTTTTGTCAATAAATTAGGTGATGATAAATCAAGTGAAGTTAGAGGTAATGCTGCATATGGTGTCGGTATTGCCATTGAATTTGCAAACTTTGATGCTTCTTCAGCATACCAAACTATTTTGGAATCACTTTTCACGTTACTAAACAAAGCAGATAAGGAAGCTTTAAAGAACGAAGATGGCGACGAAGAAACTGCAGAAACTATCAACAGGACATTTGCTAATGCATGTGGTTGTGTGGCTAGAATGACTTTGAAACATTCTGCTGCTGTTCCCGTCGATGCCATTTTACCGGCTTTGTTTGAACATTTACCATTGCAAACTGGTTTTGAGGAGAACACtccaatttttgaaatggtGATTAAATTAGCTACCGAAGAAAATGCATGGATCAACGGCAACCCTCAAGCTATtgtttccttcttttctggagttttcatcaaagaagCAGAAAAGGATAAATTGATTGCAGAATCCACTTTAGgcagagaagaaaatatcGAAAGATTGAACCAATTTGCGTCTGACGAAATCAAATCTAAGGTTGTCGAATTCTTGAAATGGTTCAACTCTAAGCATAATGGTTTAGTTGCAGCTGATGCTACCTTAGCCAGCGTGATTGCATAA
- a CDS encoding uncharacterized protein (PKUD0A04510; similar to Saccharomyces cerevisiae YDL231C (BRE4); ancestral locus Anc_2.38) has product MSSATSSDDIEDVTDFTITSIHEDAPRGALNRTKSTASFLQAPKRKSSVILATTGQKIQRSYSSYNCTDNDNNLPRQEQQINIQEAINRENSLLAYIRSLFTRPIFKSSFAYLIASLFVYSPTISNMLGTSDSKHLTCTVVVYFHPSRSVGSMLQALLFVSYSLFFGIGVSVFVFTCISLTSIDNDSSFIVVPTVLLVSVFLGMISFWKHRVTKPTFNTASSLAAILIISCVIKVYSRMLDTSDKVTIPWEKIASIISCVLCGCLISVVVCFTLWRKWAKKELAIAVGKASLEIGKTMSILCDSFLSIDNTGEEFVKRRSEITNTFKTLKAQIGKLDGLLEESMFECCSQGREQEYKLYKGLVYSCKRLLADLGGLRRSLEFKWELVEYYEELRGNDDQISDEAMQRTEQSAAASDIDHREVEKPEELINLFIYHLGPSAKSFVFTMNQILGGKFYDEEDTINNTATQYMHSLEIAKELYEFHQTEAIDSLYKQDIFAKHEGMDEKINQEEVAATCANFSFSVTQMSIELENYLNLMISLYDYKESPKRSYGFLKFWKRDAYSHADAERSQLIPIELDTEKKSFGYSIWKMLKFTRGVDFQFGFRVGLGALILASLAFLDSTRHIFNEWRGEWALVTYCIIMNKSLGGTAMTVKWRFLGTFIGAFLAYWVWQLFFPVVSIMAVSGFLVSLPCFDIILNWKANNAFGRFILLTYNLTVLYSYTMSLSGIPNDGNDWEGGGDPIIWEIAFHRYFGVSLGVIWALLITMTLFPVTARGRIKRGLSVLWLRMGLIWRRGALNSHLDEYQQKKLDGLRGLKVCHSIMGELRTLLKQAPMELRLKGAFPTEIYTKLMDGTEGVLDAYENLNSIVDVDPILSPIEGVVLDNLNEEITELQNRVFSMFYMLASALKLGLPLAGDPASTENAMLKLLSKLADVRKTVEARKEVGKSAGLKNTDFVLFYSYCLVTNFIVNELTSLMEELIHLYGQLDEESVQFI; this is encoded by the coding sequence ATGTCATCAGCAACAAGCTCAGATGATATAGAAGATGTTACAGACTTTACAATAACTTCAATACATGAGGATGCTCCTCGAGGAGCTCTTAATAGAACAAAATCCACAgcttcttttcttcaagcaCCCAAGCGGAAATCATCTGTTATTCTTGCAACAACTGGTCAAAAAATCCAAAGGTCATACTCTTCTTACAATTGTactgataatgataataatcTACCAAGGCAAGAGCAGCAAATTAATATTCAGGAAGCTATAAACAGGGAAAATTCCCTTTTAGCATACATCAGATCGTTATTTACCAGGCCCATCTTCAAATCGTCCTTTGCTTACCTAATTGCGTcactttttgtttattctCCCACAATCTCAAACATGCTTGGCACCTCAGACTCAAAACACTTAACATGTACTGTGGTTGTTTATTTCCATCCTTCAAGATCTGTTGGTTCTATGCTGCAAGCTTTATTGTTTGTCTCGTACTCGTTGTTTTTTGGAATCGGTGTGAGTGTTTTTGTGTTTACTTGTATCAGCCTAACATCAATAGATAATGACTCCTCATTTATAGTTGTACCGACGGTGCTGCTGGTATCAGTATTTCTAGGGatgatttcattttggAAACACCGTGTTACCAAACCTACATTCAACACTGCATCGTCATTAGCGGCAATTCTGATAATTTCTTGTGTCATTAAAGTCTATTCAAGAATGTTAGACACATCTGATAAGGTAACAATTCCTTGGGAGAAAATTGCAAGTATAATAAGCTGTGTTCTTTGTGGGTGCTTGATCTCGGTTGTTGTCTGTTTCACATTATGGCGTAAGTGGGCCAAAAAAGAACTAGCTATTGCAGTAGGAAAGGCCAGTTTGGAAATTGGCAAAACAATGTCCATTTTATGTGATTCTTTCTTATCAATAGATAATACAGGCGAAGAATTTGTGAAGCGTAGGAGTGAAATAACGAACACCTTCAAAACGTTGAAAGCGCAGATAGGAAAGCTGGATGGTTTGCTGGAAGAGTCAATGTTTGAATGTTGTAGTCAAGGACGCGAGCAAGAATACAAATTGTATAAAGGTTTAGTATATTCATGCAAGAGGTTGCTCGCAGATTTAGGTGGATTAAGGAGATCGTTAGAATTCAAATGGGAGTTAGTCGAGTATTATGAAGAGCTTAGAGGTAATGATGACCAAATCAGTGATGAGGCAATGCAAAGAACGGAACAAAGTGCAGCTGCTTCAGATATTGATCACAGGGAAGTTGAAAAACCTGAGGAGTTGATAAATCTTTTCATCTACCATCTTGGTCCAAGTGCAAAATCATTTGTATTCACCATGAATCAGATCTTGGGCGGGAAATTTTATGATGAGGAAGACACGATCAATAACACAGCAACACAATATATGCACAGCTTGGAAATTGCTAAAGAATTATATGAATTTCACCAAACAGAAGCAATAGATAGCTTATACAAACAGGATATATTTGCTAAGCACGAAGGCATGGATGAAAAGATCAATCAGGAAGAAGTTGCTGCCACATGTGCTAACTTTTCCTTCTCGGTTACCCAGATGTCTATTGAACTAGAGAATTATTTGAACTTAATGATTTCATTGTATGATTATAAAGAGTCGCCTAAAAGGTCATATGgttttttgaagttttggaaaagaGATGCTTATTCACACGCAGACGCCGAAAGAAGTCAGTTAATACCTATCGAGCTAGATACAGAGAAAAAGTCATTTGGTTATAGTATATGGAAAATGCTCAAGTTTACAAGAGGTGTTGATTTTCAGTTTGGGTTTAGAGTTGGGTTGGGTGCTTTGATTCTTGCTTCACTTGCATTTTTAGATTCTACCAGGCATATATTTAATGAATGGAGAGGGGAATGGGCTCTTGTGACCTACTGTATTATTATGAATAAATCTTTGGGCGGTACTGCAATGACAGTAAAATGGAGATTTTTGGGTACTTTTATAGGCGCCTTTTTAGCATATTGGGTTTGGCAACTGTTTTTCCCAGTTGTTTCAATTATGGCGGTATCGGGGTTCCTTGTCTCTTTGCCATGCTTTGACataattttgaattggaaagCCAACAATGCATTTGGTCGGTTTATCCTATTAACATATAACTTGACAGTTTTATACTCGTACACTATGTCCTTATCTGGAATACCTAATGATGGTAACGACTGGGAAGGTGGTGGAGATCCAATAATTTGGGAGATTGCATTTCATAGGTATTTTGGCGTAAGTTTGGGCGTTATATGGGCACTTCTCATCACTATGACTCTTTTCCCAGTTACCGCTAGGGGAAGAATTAAAAGGGGACTTTCAGTTTTGTGGTTACGAATGGGTTTGATTTGGAGGAGAGGTGCTTTGAATTCACATCTAGATGAATATCAACAGAAAAAGCTAGATGGTTTGAGAGGCTTGAAGGTATGCCATTCCATCATGGGTGAATTGCGGACTTTGCTAAAACAAGCACCAATGGAATTACGTTTAAAGGGTGCTTTTCCTACAGAAATTTACACGAAACTCATGGATGGGACAGAAGGTGTTCTGGATGCATACGAAAACTTGAACTCgattgttgatgttgatccTATCTTAAGTCCTATTGAAGGAGTAGTGTTGGACAATCTGAATGAGGAGATTACTGAGCTACAGAATAGGGTATTTTCTATGTTCTACATGCTAGCATCGGCCCTGAAATTAGGTTTACCTTTAGCTGGTGATCCAGCGTCCACGGAGAATGCAATGCTCAAGTTGCTCAGCAAGCTAGCAGATGTACGCAAAACAGTGGaagcaagaaaagaggTTGGGAAAAGTGCCggtttgaaaaatacagatTTTGTTCTGTTTTATTCCTATTGCCTAGTAACAAACTTTATTGTTAATGAGTTAACAAGCCTGATGGAAGAACTTATCCACTTATACGGTCAGCTCGATGAAGAATCAGTACagtttatttga
- a CDS encoding uncharacterized protein (PKUD0A04480; similar to Saccharomyces cerevisiae YGR231C (PHB2); ancestral locus Anc_5.98) — MNNNDWQRFARDLQRRAEEISKSSGGPGRSGFKPGSGGSPKGALFSIGGLVLVGAALVFGQNTLYNVNGGERAVIYDRLSGIKPTVVGEGTHIKIPFLQFPTIYDIRAKPTTIASLTSTKDLQMVNISCRVLSRPDERELPTIHRTLGKDYEQKVLPSIINEVLKAVVAQFNAIQLITQREKVSSFVRENLVRRAAYFNIMLDDVSLTAMTFSPEFSSAVEAKQISQQEAQRATFVVDKAIQEKQYMVVKAQGEAKSAELIGDAIKRSKDYVELKRLSTAKEIAEILAKSPNRVFLDNEALLLNTVTDSRSKK, encoded by the coding sequence ATGAACAACAACGATTGGCAGAGGTTTGCAAGAGACTTGCAGAGAAGAGCAGAAGAAATCTCAAAAAGTTCAGGTGGACCAGGACGTAGTGGTTTTAAGCCAGGTAGTGGTGGCTCTCCAAAGGGAGCATTGTTCAGTATTGGTGGTTTGGTTTTAGTAGGTGCAGCATTAGTGTTTGGCCAAAATACCCTTTACAATGTCAATGGTGGTGAAAGAGCAGTCATTTATGATAGACTATCTGGTATCAAGCCCACAGTTGTAGGAGAAGGTACACACATCAAGATACCTTTCTTACAATTCCCTACTATTTACGACATCAGAGCAAAGCCTACAACAATCGCCTCTTTGACGAGTACTAAGGACTTGCAAATGGTTAACATATCATGTAGAGTTCTATCAAGACCAGATGAAAGAGAGCTACCAACTATTCACAGAACCCTTGGTAAGGATTACGAACAGAAGGTTTTACCATCCATTATCAACGAGGTATTAAAAGCTGTCGTTGCTCAGTTTAATGCTATTCAATTGATCACACAGCGGGAGAAGGTTTCCTCTTTTGTCAGAGAGAATTTGGTCAGACGTGCGGCATACTTTAACATTATGTTGGATGATGTATCATTAACTGCAATGACATTTTCTCCAGAGTTTTCTAGTGCTGTCGAAGCTAAGCAAATCTCGCAACAAGAAGCTCAAAGAGCTACATTTGTAGTTGATAAGGCAATCCAGGAAAAGCAATACATGGTTGTTAAGGCACAAGGTGAAGCTAAATCTGCTGAATTAATCGGTGATGCTATCAAGAGATCTAAAGACTATGTTGAATTAAAAAGACTTTCAACTGCAAaagaaattgcagaaattCTTGCAAAGTCTCCAAACAGAGTTTTCTTGGATAATGAAGCATTATTGTTGAACACAGTTACCGATTCCAGATCTAAGAAATAA
- a CDS encoding uncharacterized protein (PKUD0A04470; similar to Saccharomyces cerevisiae YER111C (SWI4); ancestral locus Anc_7.409), translating into MSTDGSDITRAVLDGNVGIVKNLLSKDPKLVFTKDEDSRTPLHWAVSLQKPEMVKILLDPYSNVTEDVLKSLEKTEIDIDDMVDDSGWTPLHIAAAAGSFEIFKELATHVSLPDVQLQTSTGQTCLHYAVSKNNYEIVNFLLTHLGASTRIKDKKGQLPIHRAAAVGSTRMVDILVQTGKSPVDPADSFGYLPIHYALAEGHGEVAVQLVVLGSAWKTPVSSGESTLSIAVDDKVRSFFKSTLLNEGLAEEADFESL; encoded by the coding sequence ATGTCGACCGATGGAAGTGATATAACAAGAGCTGTGCTGGATGGCAACGTTGGCATTGTGAAGAATTTGCTTTCCAAAGACCCGAAATTGGTGTTTACTAAAGATGAGGATTCAAGAACTCCGTTACACTGGGCGGTTTCCTTACAAAAGCCAGAAATGGTCAAAATATTACTTGATCCATATTCCAATGTTACAGAAGATGTTTTGAAGTCTTTGGAGAAGACCGAGATTGATATAGATGATATGGTTGATGATTCTGGTTGGACACCATTACATATTGCAGCAGCTGCAGGCAGTTTTGAGATTTTCAAGGAACTGGCAACCCATGTTAGTTTACCCGATGTGCAGCTACAGACATCGACTGGTCAAACCTGTCTACATTATGCTGTGAGTAAAAATAACTATGAGATAGTCAATTTCTTACTAACCCATTTGGGTGCAAGTACACGTATTAAGGACAAAAAGGGACAGCTGCCTATTCATAGGGCTGCTGCAGTTGGGTCTACTAGGATGGTTGACATCTTAGTCCAGACGGGAAAGTCGCCTGTAGATCCTGCTGACTCATTTGGGTATCTACCTATTCATTATGCCCTTGCGGAAGGCCACGGTGAAGTTGCAGTTCAATTAGTTGTTTTAGGATCGGCATGGAAAACTCCTGTTTCTTCCGGAGAGAGCACTCTAAGTATAGCAGTGGATGATAAGGTTCGAAGCTTTTTTAAAAGCACCCTGTTGAATGAAGGTTTAGCAGAAGAAGCTGATTTTGAGAGCCTTTGA
- a CDS encoding uncharacterized protein (PKUD0A04500; similar to Saccharomyces cerevisiae YGL119W (COQ8) and YBR230W-A (YBR230W-A); ancestral locus Anc_6.133), which yields MSAKTVYHLYNVAAGAAKVVKKAVEVGTKDCHLLNSIKGNDALFTEAKIVSEEAKAKAANRPFSDANVESQAHHYDEFGDSETDIFQIAKRKSAKARGSAVNDEAEIDIYKAAKGESDKVHKKKGHGNKQQKRELHTSRMLSEDDKKGSKVEVIGSKKEPAVKLTQASIPSSRLGRLFHYGTLAASMGAHVLKDTATHYAKTGKVPEMKSVILSPRNIELMARKFSQMRGAALKVGQMLSFQDNSVLPPDIQKILLRVQNNAHYMPADQLEKTLAFELGEDWRSRLFASFDDIPIAAASIGQVHTAVTRKGLEQVVVKVQYPGVANSIDSDLDNILTLLTSTKMLPPGMFLEKSIANARVELKWECDYIREANNIVRYKEMLANEKVFEVPKVYHDLSDEHVLTMQRMRGTEIAKGDWPQDVKDRISTEIMRLTLKEIYQYRFMQTDPNWANFLYNEQTDKIELLDFGACRDFDKEFTIPYANCLRAAVREDREAAKKYSIELGFLTGLESEAMTNAHVDSIMVLGEPFRAETSFNFEGQTITDRVRTNIKLMLNERLTPPPEETYSLHRKLSGAYLLCARMKATISSKIFEDVIGLEYE from the coding sequence ATGTCGGCTAAGACTGTGTATCATTTGTATAATGTTGCTGCAGGAGCTGCAAAAGTTGTCAAGAAAGCTGTCGAAGTTGGAACCAAGGATTGCCACCTTTTAAACTCAATAAAGGGAAATGATGCATTATTCACTGAAGCTAAAATAGTCTCAGAAGAAGCCAAGGCTAAAGCTGCTAACAGGCCTTTTAGTGATGCTAATGTGGAATCGCAAGCACACCattatgatgaatttgGTGATTCCGAAACGgatattttccaaatcgCTAAGAGAAAGTCAGCTAAAGCACGTGGATCGGCTGTAAATGATGAAGCTGAGATTGATATTTATAAAGCCGCAAAGGGTGAATCGGACAAGGTGCATAAGAAGAAGGGACATGGTAATAAACAACAGAAACGTGAGTTGCATACTTCTAGAATGCTAAGTGAAGATGACAAAAAAGGCTCCAAAGTTGAAGTAATTGGCAGCAAGAAGGAACCTGCGGTCAAGCTAACTCAGGCTTCTATCCCCTCATCGAGACTGGGTCGTCTATTTCATTATGGTACTTTGGCAGCATCAATGGGTGCCCATGTTCTGAAAGATACAGCAACCCACTATGCCAAAACTGGTAAAGTTCCTGAAATGAAATCTGTCATACTATCACCACGTAATATCGAGTTGATGGCCAGAAAGTTTTCTCAAATGAGAGGTGCAGCTTTAAAAGTTGGGCAAATGCTTTCATTTCAAGATAATTCTGTCTTACCGCCAGACATCCAAAAGATTCTGTTGAGAGTGCAGAATAACGCACACTACATGCCTGCTGATCAACTAGAAAAAACATTGGCTTTTGAGTTGGGGGAAGATTGGAGAAGCCGTCTTTTTGCAagttttgatgatatcCCAATTGCTGCTGCCTCGATTGGACAAGTTCACACCGCTGTTACTAGGAAAGGTTTGGAGCAGGTTGTAGTCAAAGTTCAGTACCCAGGTGTTGCCAATTCGATTGATTCCGATTTAGATAATATTTTGACATTGCTTACATCTACTAAAATGTTACCTCCAGGTATGTTCTTGGAGAAATCCATTGCTAATGCTAGAGTCGAGTTGAAATGGGAATGCGATTACATCAGAGAAGCCAACAATATAGTCAGGTACAAGGAGATGTTGGCGAATGAAAAGGTCTTCGAAGTTCCAAAGGTCTATCATGACTTGAGTGATGAACATGTCCTCACCATGCAAAGAATGAGAGGCACGGAAATTGCTAAGGGTGACTGGCCCCAAGATGTTAAAGATAGAATTTCTACGGAAATTATGAGATTGACCTTAAAGGAGATTTATCAGTACAGATTCATGCAAACTGATCCTAATTGGGCCAACTTTCTGTACAACGAACAAACAGATAAAATTGAGTTATTGGACTTTGGTGCCTGCCGTGATTTCGATAAGGAATTTACTATCCCATATGCGAACTGCTTACGTGCAGCTGTTAGAGAAGATCGTGAGGCAGCaaagaaatattcaattgagCTAGGATTTTTAACTGGCTTAGAATCTGAAGCAATGACCAATGCTCATGTTGATTCTATAATGGTGTTGGGTGAACCTTTCAGAGCAGAAACttccttcaactttgaGGGACAGACTATTACTGACAGAGTCCGTACTAACATCAAGCTGATGCTAAATGAAAGACTAACTCCACCTCCAGAGGAAACATATTCTTTACATAGAAAATTAAGTGGTGCTTATTTGTTATGTGCTAGAATGAAGGCCACtatttcttccaaaatttttgaagatgttatTGGACTTGAGTATGAGTAA